The following coding sequences lie in one Arachis hypogaea cultivar Tifrunner chromosome 4, arahy.Tifrunner.gnm2.J5K5, whole genome shotgun sequence genomic window:
- the LOC112797023 gene encoding shikimate kinase, chloroplastic isoform X1 — translation MDAKAAQTLQLSAMLQPETMRSKPSGASSLRISREPHKKFLRVSVSVKLQPVRTSMIRRRVTPLEVTRSYENIAASTLESGTCHAPLDEELILKSRSQEIDPYLNGRCIYLVGMMGSGKTTVGKIMAKVLGYSFCDSDALVEEEVGNSVADIFNHYGEAFFRDKETEVLHKLSLMRRIVISTGGGVVIRPINWKHMHKGVSVWLDVPLEALAQRIAAIGTNSRPLLHYEAGDAYTRALLKLSALFEERGDSYANANARVSLEKIAAKLGHRDVSKLSPTAIAIEALEQIEVFLKEEDNSYAEH, via the exons ATGGATGCGAAAGCTGCGCAAACGTTGCAACTTTCAGCTATGCTTCAACCAGAGACGATGCGGTCAAAACCCAGTGGCGCCTCTTCTCTGAGAATATCACGTGAACCGCACAAAAAGTTTCTCCGGGTTTCGGTTTCGGTTAAGTTGCAGCCTGTAAGAACTTCCATGATTCGGCGTAGGGTAACACCTTTGGAGGTTACTCGTTCATACGAAAATATCGCAG CTTCGACATTGGAATCTGGAACCTGTCATGCTCCTCTTGATGAAGAATTGATTTTGAAG AGTAGATCACAAGAGATCGATCCATATTTAAATGGACGCTGTATATATCTTGTTG GAATGATGGGCTCTGGGAAGACAACTGTGGGGAAGATTATGGCAAAAGTGCTTGGCTATTCTTTCTGTGATAG TGATGCATTGGTGGAGGAGGAGGTTGGGAATTCTGTAGCTGATATATTCAATCACTATGGAGAAGCTTTCTTTCGCGACAAAGAG ACTGAGGTATTGCATAAACTGTCCCTGATGCGTAGAATTGTTATTTCTACTGGTGGAGGTGTTGTTATTAGGCCCATCAATtg GAAACATATGCACAAGGGTGTCAGTGTTTGGTTGGATGTGCCGCTGGAAGCCTTGGCACAGAGAATTGCTGCTATAGGAACTAATTCTCGCCCCCTCCTACATTATGAAGCAGGAGATGCATACACCCGG GCTCTCCTGAAGTTGTCTGCTCTTTTTGAAGAAAGAGGTGATTCATATGCCAATGCCAATGCCAGGGTCTCATTAGAAA AGATAGCAGCAAAACTGGGTCACAGAGATGTGTCCAAACTGTCACCAACTGCTATTGCAATTGAG GCATTGGAACAAATTGAAGTCTTTTTGAAGGAAGAAGACAACAGTTACGCAGAACACTGA
- the LOC112797023 gene encoding shikimate kinase, chloroplastic isoform X2, which produces MDAKAAQTLQLSAMLQPETMRSKPSGASSLRISREPHKKFLRVSVSVKLQPVRTSMIRRRVTPLEVTRSYENIAASTLESGTCHAPLDEELILKSRSQEIDPYLNGRCIYLVGMMGSGKTTVGKIMAKVLGYSFCDSDALVEEEVGNSVADIFNHYGEAFFRDKETEVLHKLSLMRRIVISTGGGVVIRPINWKHMHKGVSVWLDVPLEALAQRIAAIGTNSRPLLHYEAGDAYTRALLKLSALFEEREIAAKLGHRDVSKLSPTAIAIEALEQIEVFLKEEDNSYAEH; this is translated from the exons ATGGATGCGAAAGCTGCGCAAACGTTGCAACTTTCAGCTATGCTTCAACCAGAGACGATGCGGTCAAAACCCAGTGGCGCCTCTTCTCTGAGAATATCACGTGAACCGCACAAAAAGTTTCTCCGGGTTTCGGTTTCGGTTAAGTTGCAGCCTGTAAGAACTTCCATGATTCGGCGTAGGGTAACACCTTTGGAGGTTACTCGTTCATACGAAAATATCGCAG CTTCGACATTGGAATCTGGAACCTGTCATGCTCCTCTTGATGAAGAATTGATTTTGAAG AGTAGATCACAAGAGATCGATCCATATTTAAATGGACGCTGTATATATCTTGTTG GAATGATGGGCTCTGGGAAGACAACTGTGGGGAAGATTATGGCAAAAGTGCTTGGCTATTCTTTCTGTGATAG TGATGCATTGGTGGAGGAGGAGGTTGGGAATTCTGTAGCTGATATATTCAATCACTATGGAGAAGCTTTCTTTCGCGACAAAGAG ACTGAGGTATTGCATAAACTGTCCCTGATGCGTAGAATTGTTATTTCTACTGGTGGAGGTGTTGTTATTAGGCCCATCAATtg GAAACATATGCACAAGGGTGTCAGTGTTTGGTTGGATGTGCCGCTGGAAGCCTTGGCACAGAGAATTGCTGCTATAGGAACTAATTCTCGCCCCCTCCTACATTATGAAGCAGGAGATGCATACACCCGG GCTCTCCTGAAGTTGTCTGCTCTTTTTGAAGAAAGAG AGATAGCAGCAAAACTGGGTCACAGAGATGTGTCCAAACTGTCACCAACTGCTATTGCAATTGAG GCATTGGAACAAATTGAAGTCTTTTTGAAGGAAGAAGACAACAGTTACGCAGAACACTGA